In the genome of Gloeomargarita sp. SKYB120, one region contains:
- a CDS encoding ABC transporter ATP-binding protein, whose amino-acid sequence MFLQVRELTKVFSTRQGPLLVLENINLSVAQGEFVCAVGASGSGKSTLLRQIAGLDQPTRGGVWIDGQRVTGPGADRGMVFQHYTLYPWMTAQQNVEFGLELQGVPKRERRERARYYLQMVGLSHFTQALPRQLSGGMKQRVAIARALATEPRLLLLDEPFGALDLHTREMMHEFMLDLWQRTGLTVFMITHDVEEAVFLSTRIFALSARPGRIVREITVDLPDRSQGVMATKRHPRFHDYRDELVMLLRQTGQAAQRRAVAMAA is encoded by the coding sequence ATGTTTCTGCAAGTGCGTGAGTTGACCAAGGTTTTCTCCACCCGGCAAGGGCCTTTGCTAGTGCTGGAGAATATCAATCTCTCCGTTGCGCAGGGGGAATTTGTCTGTGCCGTGGGGGCGTCCGGTTCTGGAAAATCCACCTTGCTTCGACAGATCGCAGGCCTTGACCAACCGACGCGGGGCGGGGTGTGGATTGACGGCCAGCGAGTGACGGGTCCGGGGGCCGACCGGGGCATGGTATTTCAGCACTACACGCTCTACCCCTGGATGACGGCGCAGCAGAATGTGGAGTTTGGTTTAGAGCTGCAGGGGGTGCCGAAACGGGAACGGCGAGAACGGGCGCGTTACTACCTGCAGATGGTGGGGTTAAGTCACTTCACCCAGGCGCTGCCCCGGCAGTTATCCGGTGGCATGAAACAACGGGTGGCGATTGCACGGGCGCTGGCGACGGAACCTCGGTTGCTCCTGCTGGATGAACCCTTCGGCGCTCTGGACCTGCACACGCGGGAGATGATGCACGAATTTATGCTGGACCTGTGGCAGCGCACGGGTCTGACAGTGTTCATGATTACGCATGACGTGGAGGAGGCGGTGTTTCTATCCACGCGCATCTTTGCCCTGAGTGCGCGTCCCGGTCGCATCGTGCGTGAAATCACGGTAGACTTGCCTGATCGTTCCCAGGGGGTGATGGCGACCAAACGGCACCCCCGTTTCCATGACTACCGGGATGAGCTGGTGATGCTGTTGCGACAAACGGGTCAGGCGGCTCAACGGCGAGCAGTGGCGATGGCGGCCTGA
- the cysS gene encoding cysteine--tRNA ligase, with translation MSLTVYNTRTRRLEPFVSQTPGLVKMYVCGVTVYDYCHLGHARSYVVWDVVRRYLEYLGYDVQHVQNITDIDDKILRRAQAEGVPMQVITERYIQACTEDLARLNILPAKDTPRATETIPEIIQLIQRLETLGYAYASGGDVYYAVERFPGYGTLSGRSLEQMQAGASGRVDDEMAHKRHPLDFALWKAAKPGEPAWDSPWGPGRPGWHIECSAMIYKTLGPSIDIHTGGSDLIFPHHENEIAQSEPVTQKPLARYWLHNGFVTVAGEKMSKSLGNFRTIRDVLTEYAPMALRLWILQSHYRQPIEATPPALQAAQSGWHTLQQAVWLGDWDAVPTVPKDDLDPQVRTEFETAMNADFNTPAAVAVLFGVAKQLKRLAHSGNGHRHTPEFQRLWRTLVYLGQTVLGLKFDPPPAPTPPQVPDISEEIAALIAQRQEARRQKNYAEADRIRELLAAQGIRLVDKPGGVTEWYRE, from the coding sequence ATGAGCCTGACCGTTTACAATACCCGCACCCGGCGTCTCGAACCGTTTGTTTCCCAAACACCTGGCCTGGTGAAGATGTATGTCTGCGGGGTGACGGTCTACGACTATTGCCACCTGGGACACGCCCGCAGTTATGTGGTTTGGGACGTGGTGCGCCGCTATTTGGAGTACCTGGGTTACGACGTCCAGCATGTGCAAAACATCACCGATATTGACGACAAAATTCTCCGGCGGGCGCAGGCGGAAGGGGTGCCCATGCAGGTGATCACAGAGCGTTACATCCAAGCTTGCACCGAAGATTTGGCTCGCTTGAACATCCTACCGGCCAAAGACACCCCCCGCGCCACGGAAACCATCCCCGAAATCATTCAACTCATCCAGCGATTGGAAACCCTAGGGTATGCCTACGCCAGTGGGGGTGACGTTTATTACGCGGTGGAACGCTTTCCCGGCTATGGCACGCTATCAGGCCGCAGTTTGGAGCAAATGCAAGCCGGCGCCAGCGGGCGAGTGGATGACGAAATGGCCCACAAACGGCATCCCTTGGATTTTGCCCTGTGGAAAGCGGCCAAACCTGGTGAACCAGCCTGGGATTCGCCCTGGGGACCCGGACGCCCCGGTTGGCACATTGAATGCTCGGCCATGATTTACAAAACCCTGGGTCCTAGCATTGACATCCACACTGGCGGCAGCGATCTGATTTTTCCCCACCACGAAAACGAAATTGCCCAGTCGGAACCGGTGACCCAAAAACCCCTGGCCCGTTACTGGTTGCACAACGGGTTTGTGACGGTGGCGGGTGAAAAAATGTCCAAATCCCTGGGCAATTTCCGCACCATTCGGGATGTGTTAACCGAGTACGCACCGATGGCGTTGCGGCTGTGGATTTTGCAGTCCCACTATCGGCAACCCATCGAAGCCACACCCCCAGCCCTGCAAGCCGCCCAGTCCGGTTGGCACACGTTGCAGCAAGCGGTCTGGTTGGGCGACTGGGATGCCGTCCCCACGGTGCCAAAGGACGATTTAGACCCGCAGGTGCGCACTGAATTTGAAACAGCGATGAATGCCGATTTCAACACCCCGGCAGCAGTGGCGGTTCTGTTTGGTGTTGCTAAGCAGCTGAAACGTCTGGCCCACAGCGGCAATGGCCACCGGCACACACCGGAATTTCAACGTCTGTGGCGGACGCTGGTGTACTTGGGGCAAACGGTGCTGGGGTTGAAATTTGACCCGCCCCCTGCGCCCACACCACCACAAGTGCCCGACATCAGCGAAGAAATCGCCGCTCTGATTGCCCAGCGACAAGAAGCCCGCCGGCAAAAGAACTATGCTGAAGCCGACCGGATTCGGGAACTCCTAGCAGCCCAGGGGATTCGCCTCGTGGATAAGCCCGGCGGCGTCACCGAATGGTATCGGGAATGA
- a CDS encoding DUF697 domain-containing protein: MEDSMGLESVINYFGSKWEQINRYLSGDFSNSTDEERARFSEQVRQICAVTAGLVAPQPIPIADIWIITPIQYTMVRAIGNIYGYKLDPSCLAEVMAVVGAGITGQQLCLALYKLGMPGLGGLFGAGFVFAWTQAIGHTAEAYFKSGMTMVKSELEKIREEEFKKAKDSYSQENS; the protein is encoded by the coding sequence GTGGAGGATTCAATGGGGCTGGAAAGTGTCATAAACTACTTTGGCAGTAAGTGGGAACAGATAAACCGGTACTTGAGCGGTGATTTTTCGAACTCCACAGATGAAGAAAGAGCGCGGTTTTCCGAGCAGGTTCGACAAATCTGTGCCGTGACGGCTGGGCTTGTGGCTCCCCAACCTATACCAATCGCTGACATATGGATAATCACACCGATTCAATATACGATGGTTAGAGCGATTGGTAACATTTACGGTTATAAACTTGACCCATCTTGCCTCGCTGAGGTAATGGCAGTTGTTGGTGCTGGTATAACTGGCCAACAACTTTGCCTAGCTCTCTATAAGTTGGGTATGCCAGGACTTGGAGGGTTGTTTGGTGCAGGTTTTGTTTTTGCCTGGACACAGGCGATTGGTCATACTGCTGAAGCCTACTTCAAAAGTGGTATGACTATGGTGAAAAGCGAGCTAGAGAAAATACGCGAAGAAGAATTCAAGAAGGCTAAAGACTCGTATTCCCAAGAAAACTCATAA
- the cobA gene encoding uroporphyrinogen-III C-methyltransferase, with protein sequence MNAVWLVGAGPGAPEHLTYAARQALEQADVVIHDTLVDPRVLALVRPGAQVYSVQGLSQAQINDLLVQHYRQNRQVVRLKSGDPFIFGKATQELAALAAAHCCYHVIPGVSTATGAATLAGIPLTDKQWGRSIGIVTAHAPEHLNWTAIAGLDTVVCLMGGGQLDAIQAQLLHHGKSPDTPAAIIHGAGQIGQMVWTGTLGELAQQPAQPPSVVIVGPGAAQQKLGQSRLPLAGKNILVTRAADSGSELTDRLQRLGAQVVSLPTLVVTPPPDWTPLDQALHQLATFDWLILTSANAVDFFLARLWEQGYDWRALAHLKIAVVGEKTATYLQSKGLRADVVPKEFVADALLDEFPKDCTGMRVLFPRVASGGRQVLTEGLQARGAHVTEVAAYETVCPRDIPPYIYGYLRQGHIHVLTFTSSKTVAHFCQLLEQAAPGTWQTWIAHSLIASIGPQTSRTCERYFQRVDIQAQEYTLDGLVKAIINYYG encoded by the coding sequence ATGAATGCCGTTTGGCTGGTGGGAGCAGGGCCAGGGGCGCCAGAGCATTTGACCTATGCCGCGCGTCAAGCTCTGGAACAAGCCGACGTGGTCATTCACGACACGCTGGTGGACCCGCGGGTGTTGGCGCTGGTACGTCCTGGCGCTCAGGTCTATTCCGTGCAGGGGCTATCCCAAGCGCAAATCAATGACTTGTTGGTCCAACACTACCGCCAGAACCGCCAAGTGGTGCGACTCAAAAGCGGCGACCCGTTTATCTTCGGCAAAGCCACCCAGGAGCTGGCTGCGCTTGCTGCTGCTCATTGCTGTTATCACGTCATTCCCGGCGTCAGCACTGCAACCGGCGCTGCAACCCTAGCAGGGATTCCCCTGACAGATAAACAGTGGGGGCGCTCCATCGGCATTGTGACGGCCCATGCACCGGAACACCTGAATTGGACGGCCATTGCTGGTCTGGATACGGTGGTGTGTTTGATGGGGGGCGGTCAACTGGACGCCATCCAAGCCCAACTACTCCACCACGGCAAAAGCCCAGACACACCGGCAGCCATCATCCACGGCGCTGGTCAAATCGGGCAAATGGTGTGGACGGGAACGCTAGGGGAACTGGCGCAACAGCCAGCGCAACCACCCAGTGTGGTCATTGTTGGACCAGGCGCGGCGCAGCAGAAGTTGGGACAATCCCGGTTGCCTTTAGCTGGCAAAAACATCCTCGTTACGCGGGCTGCTGACAGTGGCAGTGAATTGACCGACCGGTTGCAACGTTTGGGCGCTCAGGTAGTTAGCTTGCCAACGCTAGTCGTCACGCCCCCACCCGATTGGACGCCTCTGGACCAGGCCCTGCACCAGTTAGCCACCTTCGATTGGCTCATCTTGACATCAGCCAATGCGGTGGATTTTTTCCTGGCCCGCCTGTGGGAGCAGGGTTACGACTGGCGAGCCTTAGCGCACTTGAAAATCGCAGTCGTGGGCGAAAAAACAGCGACCTATTTACAGAGCAAGGGACTACGTGCTGATGTAGTTCCTAAAGAATTTGTCGCCGATGCCTTACTTGACGAATTTCCCAAGGATTGTACAGGAATGCGGGTGCTATTTCCGCGCGTGGCCAGTGGGGGACGGCAGGTCCTCACCGAAGGCTTACAAGCGCGGGGCGCCCACGTGACTGAAGTTGCCGCCTACGAAACCGTTTGTCCCCGCGACATTCCCCCTTACATTTATGGCTACTTGCGCCAAGGTCACATTCATGTGCTGACCTTCACTAGTTCCAAGACCGTTGCTCACTTTTGCCAGTTGTTAGAACAAGCAGCTCCCGGCACCTGGCAGACCTGGATTGCCCACAGCTTAATTGCCTCAATTGGCCCCCAGACGTCTCGCACCTGTGAACGCTATTTCCAGCGCGTGGACATTCAAGCTCAGGAATACACCCTCGATGGTTTGGTTAAGGCTATCATAAACTACTACGGCTGA
- the atzF gene encoding allophanate hydrolase yields MGSDVRLDLQSLRQAYIAGKLAPTQVVKQVYERIERYSDPAVWIYLAPPAESLARAAHLETRDPAGLPLYGIPFAIKDNIDWAGVPTTAGCPAFAYVPAVSATVVAKLEAAGAIPIGKTNLDQFATGLVGTRSPYGICRNPWHPEYIPGGSSSGSAVAVAAGLVSFSLGTDTAGSGRVPAALNGIVGLKPTRGYLSTRGVVPAVRSLDCVSIFAQTVGDAQAVFQVAAGFDPEDPFSRRPAPPPALPPTTVRLGVPPLEQLDFMGNQAAAQNYQAAVQRFADIGAQVVTVDIQPFLAAGELLYEGAWLAERTAAVGDFLVQDHPGLDPTVRQIILAGREISGVQVFRDMYRLQALQRETEAQWERMDLLLLPTIGTAYRVQEVLAQPVELNQRLGRYTNFVNLLDLCALALPSGFQPDGLPTGVTLIAPAWHEAQLCAWGERYS; encoded by the coding sequence ATGGGGAGTGACGTTCGCCTAGACCTTCAATCCCTACGCCAAGCCTACATCGCTGGTAAACTCGCGCCCACTCAGGTGGTGAAGCAGGTTTACGAGCGCATCGAACGCTACAGCGACCCAGCGGTATGGATTTATCTGGCTCCCCCAGCAGAGAGCTTGGCCCGGGCAGCGCACCTGGAAACCCGTGACCCGGCGGGCTTACCCCTGTACGGTATCCCTTTTGCCATCAAGGACAACATTGACTGGGCGGGAGTACCCACAACGGCTGGCTGCCCAGCGTTTGCCTATGTCCCAGCAGTTTCGGCAACGGTCGTAGCGAAGTTGGAGGCCGCTGGCGCGATTCCCATTGGCAAGACCAATCTCGACCAGTTTGCGACGGGGCTGGTGGGGACGCGCTCGCCCTACGGCATTTGCCGCAATCCCTGGCATCCAGAGTACATTCCTGGCGGGTCCAGTTCCGGCTCGGCGGTGGCGGTGGCGGCGGGTTTGGTGAGTTTTAGCCTGGGGACGGATACGGCAGGTTCAGGTCGGGTGCCGGCAGCGCTCAACGGCATCGTCGGTCTCAAACCTACGCGCGGTTATCTCAGCACCAGGGGCGTTGTACCGGCAGTGCGCAGTTTGGATTGCGTGTCCATCTTCGCCCAGACGGTGGGGGATGCCCAAGCTGTTTTCCAGGTGGCGGCGGGTTTTGACCCGGAAGACCCCTTTTCTCGGCGACCGGCTCCACCCCCGGCGTTACCCCCAACAACGGTGCGTCTAGGCGTTCCCCCGCTGGAACAGTTGGACTTTATGGGCAATCAAGCGGCGGCCCAAAACTACCAGGCGGCGGTGCAGCGGTTTGCCGATATAGGCGCACAGGTGGTGACGGTGGATATTCAGCCGTTTCTCGCCGCTGGGGAATTACTCTACGAAGGAGCGTGGCTGGCCGAACGCACGGCGGCGGTTGGGGATTTTTTAGTCCAGGACCATCCCGGCCTAGACCCGACAGTACGCCAGATCATCCTGGCGGGACGAGAGATTTCGGGTGTCCAGGTGTTCCGGGACATGTACCGCCTGCAAGCGCTGCAACGGGAAACCGAAGCTCAATGGGAACGGATGGACCTGCTGCTGTTGCCAACGATAGGGACAGCCTACCGGGTGCAGGAGGTGCTGGCGCAACCGGTGGAACTGAACCAGCGTTTAGGGCGCTACACCAACTTTGTGAATTTGTTGGATTTGTGTGCGCTGGCGTTGCCCAGTGGCTTTCAGCCTGATGGGTTGCCAACAGGTGTCACTTTGATAGCCCCAGCTTGGCACGAAGCGCAGTTGTGCGCATGGGGTGAGCGTTATAGCTAA